Below is a window of Enterobacter kobei DNA.
GACGTCATCGCCCCACTGGATCCCTTCCGGTGCCAGCACGGTATAAACCACGGTTTTTTTCGCCAGCAGGCCCAGCGCGTGGGGCAGTGCGATCCCGTCACCGAGCAGGGTGCTGACAATGGCCTCACGCTCCACTACCGAATCGACGAACTCCGCATCGACAAAGCCCTCCTCGTGCAGCTGGCTGCACAGCATCGCAAACAGCGTCTGTTGATCGACCGTGCGATCGATAATGCGGAAATGGCTGGCATCGAAATACTTCTCGAGCATCCAGGGGCGCGTGCGATCCACCAGCACCAGTTTGCCGATCTGCTCTAACTGATAATCCGTGGGGAACGGCGCGATGGTGACCACCGGTTTGTCTTTGTCGCTGATGCGCGCGGTGGCGATGACAAAATCTTCGCTGATGCTCTCGCGCTGTTCATAATCCCGCAGCGTCACCGTACTGGTGACGTCAATCTGCGGGTATTTGCGTTGCAGCACCGCTTCGATCATGCGCGCCATGGCGTTACCAGCATCGCACACCAGCAGCACGCGCGGCTGCCGCTGATAGCCGATGTTGTAGTGCCGCTCAAGGCCAACGCCGATATGCAGCACCAGAAAGCCAATCTCGTTTTCGCTGATCGTCCAGGGCGTGTATTTGCCCCAGCCCGACACCGCGGCGAGGGTCATGTCCCACGCCATCGGATAGTGCTGTTTGATGTTATCCAGCAACGGATTAGGGATCATGATCTGGTAGCGCACGCGGGTGATCATGGTCTTTATGTGCGTGAGCAGATCCGCATGCAGCTGGGCATCGTTTTGCAGGTTGTAGTTGTAGTGGGTGTTAATAAAGCCAAGGATATAGTTAACCAGCGCTTCGTCGTCATCAGCATTGATGGCGCTGGGGGCGATCTCCTGCACCTGTCGCCCGGCAATATGCACCCGCAGCCACGCCTCTTCCGACGGGGCGAGTGGTTTTTGCGCCAGCTGTTGCAGCGTGGCGGCGATCTCACGCGCGGCGAGGTGGACGTTTTCATCGCCGTCGTCCGCCGTGAATTCCGACAGCGGATAGCCTTCGCTGATACG
It encodes the following:
- a CDS encoding BglG family transcription antiterminator produces the protein MRFPNQRLAQLFDMLQNETLPQDELAQRLSVSTRTVRADITALNALLASHGAQFILSRGNGYQLKIDDATRFNSLQTDRPRALRIPRSGQERVHYLVVRFLTSAFSLKLEDLADEWFVSRATLQSDMAEVRDWLQRYHLTLETRPRHGMKLFGSEMAIRACLTDLLWELAQQDVHNPLLTEEALNRGVPEQLETLLHQCFTRHHIRLTDEGELFIRLYCAVAVRRISEGYPLSEFTADDGDENVHLAAREIAATLQQLAQKPLAPSEEAWLRVHIAGRQVQEIAPSAINADDDEALVNYILGFINTHYNYNLQNDAQLHADLLTHIKTMITRVRYQIMIPNPLLDNIKQHYPMAWDMTLAAVSGWGKYTPWTISENEIGFLVLHIGVGLERHYNIGYQRQPRVLLVCDAGNAMARMIEAVLQRKYPQIDVTSTVTLRDYEQRESISEDFVIATARISDKDKPVVTIAPFPTDYQLEQIGKLVLVDRTRPWMLEKYFDASHFRIIDRTVDQQTLFAMLCSQLHEEGFVDAEFVDSVVEREAIVSTLLGDGIALPHALGLLAKKTVVYTVLAPEGIQWGDDVAHIVFLLAISKSEYEEAMAIYDIFVTFLRERAVTRLCACKDFTEFKTVAMECVSRF